One Carassius auratus strain Wakin chromosome 3, ASM336829v1, whole genome shotgun sequence genomic region harbors:
- the LOC113043429 gene encoding serine/threonine-protein kinase 17A-like, whose translation MMNRNGVVTKIRTRIRTDPFKNNYDLVGKELGRGKFAVVKKCVEKTTGKEHAAKFLRKRRKGQDCRGDILNEIAVLESAKANPYVVALHEVYETTTEIILILECAAGGEIFNQCVADNDEAFTEKDVIRLARQILMGVACLHQNNVVHLDLKPQNILLTSAKPLGDIRIVDFGLSRRVDSVSEVREILGTPEYVAPEVLDYEPISTATDMWSIGVLIYVMLTGESPFLGEENQETFLNVSQVNVDYSQDVFQGISDLAVDFIQSLLIKNPRKRPTVEECLTHPWLRVDSHHHAVEAPLDEQEASQSESESESPVPSPELVVIPSYPTWLGQGELKTGRDTFSFTEPFPPRPEIQQELIC comes from the exons ATGATGAACAGGAACGGAGTGGTCACAAAGATTCGCACGCGGATAAGGACCGACCCTTTCAAGAATAACTATGACCTGGTCGGCAAAGAGCTTGGCAG GGGCAAGTTTGCAGTAGTGAAGAAGTGTGTGGAGAAGACTACTGGCAAAGAGCACGCTGCGAAGTTCTTGAGGAAAAGGCGGAAGGGTCAGGACTGCCGAGGCGACATTCTGAACGAGATCGCAGTGCTGGAGTCAGCCAAGGCGAATCCCTATGTGGTGGCACTGCACGAGGTCTATGAGACAACCACAGAGATCATCCTCATCTTAGAGTG tgCTGCCGGAGGTGAGATTTTTAACCAGTGTGTTGCCGATAACGACGAGGCCTTCACAGAGAAAGACGTCATCCGATTGGCCAGGCAGATTCTGATGGGTGTGGCCTGTCTCCATCAAAACAACGTAGTTCATTTGGACCTTAAG CCTCAGAACATCCTGTTGACGAGTGCCAAGCCACTGGGTGACATCCGTATTGTCGACTTCGGCTTATCCCGGCGGGTGGACAGTGTGTCTGAGGTACGGGAGATCCTGGGCACTCCTGAGTATGTGG CTCCTGAGGTCCTGGACTATGAGCCCATCAGCACAGCTACTGACATGTG GAGCATTGGGGTGCTGATTTACGTGATGCTCACAGGCGAGTCACCTTTCCTGGGAGAAGAAAATCAGGAGACCTTCCTGAACGTCTCCCAGGTCAATGTGGACTACTCGCAGGACGTCTTTCAGGGTATCTCTGACCTCGCTGTGGATTTCATCCAGTCACTGCTCATCAAAAACCCGAG AAAACGGCCAACTGTGGAGGAGTGTTTAACTCATCCGTGGTTAAGGGTCGACTCTCATCACCACGCTGTGGAAGCCCCTCTAGATGAGCAAGAAGCCAGCCAATCCGAATCGGAGTCTGAAAGTCCTGTCCCTTCCCCAGAACTTGTCGTGATTCCTTCATATCCCACCTGGCTGGGCCAGGGGGAGCTGAAGACGGGTCGGGACACTTTCAGTTTCACAGAACCATTCCCACCTCGTCCCGAAATACAACAAGAACTCATCTGTTAA